GAATaacgaaaacaaaacaattcttatttttaggtgaatatacactaaagaaaacatacttgtaatgttaaattcaatttctgccaaaataatcttcttgaatcctacacactgggcctcCTTTATACATACTATCAGTGTACCTTAAAAGTCTTAAACAACCTTGTCTTTATAATTGTGTGCAGGTGCTCTGTGATAAGTATTGGCCACTGGAACAAGGGACAGTTTATCATGGACTGATCCAAGTGACAACAGTGACCCGCAAACAAGGTCCAGATTATTTTATCACCACCATTAACCTCAGACAGGTGAGCGAAACAAACATCCATCATCTCCTTTGGTActttcaaactgctgctgattaCCTCTGCGTGCACTGACCGCACCAGTGATCAATCACAGAGGAAGTTGCTGGATTGAAggaaagtgtttgtgtttcagagagACTGTCCAACAGACAGGATAATCACACACTATTACTACCCAACCTGGCCGGACCGAGGCGTCCCTAAAGACACATCCTCGCTCTGTGCCTTTACTGAACATGTGCGACTGAAACTGGAAGAAATTCCACGACTGGGGCCGGCTGTGGTGCACTGCAGGTGTAACCTCTGACCTTCACCCCATTACCCTCTCATTCAGGGAACCCTTTACTCACTAATGTTAAAAATTTGGCCCTTTCAAGTTTATGTAAGTTTTCAATCAGACGGTGTCTGAGACATTGTGTAAAGTCAatcttctgtttgtgtttcagtgcaGGTGTTGGGCGTTCAGGTACATTTGTGACATTGTTGTGGCTgatgcagctgtgtgtgaggGGCATCCAGCCTGATATCAGAGCTGCTGTGGAGGATTTACGACTACATCGAATGTGGATGGTCCAGAATCTGGTGAGTCAAGTACTGAGATTCACCTGCAGTGGTGGAATAAGTATTGAAATCTTTTACTGAAGTAGAAGTAACAATAAGAAAGCAAAAAAGTACTCTAGTGCTAGTAAATCACCACTGCTTATTTAAGTCATAAAAAATGGACTTAATATGTAGTTAAATGGACTGTGTTCTTGCTCAGACTGTATTAttaagtgtatatatatatatgcataccTGTAATTCACTGTCATGTAATCCATTGCTTTCTCACTGTGACACTCATAAATCTGTCATCTCTGTACTCATTAACACTGTGTGCTCTACTGTCCCCAACATGAGATACTCATTACCTgctcatttctgtgtgtgtgctcaggaGCAGTACATATTTGTTCATCATTGTCTGCTGCACTGGCTCAGTAAAGGAACCTCAGCACGGTGAGAACACAGAAAGAAGCTCCCACTGAGCACCAACGCACGCCAAACTCAATTTCGGCACAGGCAGTGTGTATAATTAGTCATTGTAATGTAAGTTGACATTTTAATTAGGCGTCTCCTCTTTCCCAGCAGGCCACAAATTCAGGGAGCCGATTCAAAAATTAACCAGCACATGCAAGAACAACCCCGCAGCTCCTCTGGACGGGGGAGCCGAACTGGGAGGAGAAGACATCACCATCAGCGACAGACACCTCCGTCAGACCAACCGCAGAACACAGTGCAGCAGATTTTTCACCCTGGGAAGCTGCTGAGGAGGTTACTGCCTTCCTCGTCACTGTTTAATCCAGGCTCACACGCCTCCTGAACTCAAATTGTAAAGctaagaacaaaaaacaagcaagactaaaaaaaaaacccaatcatgCATGCCCTCATACAGCATCTAAGACATCAGAAATAatgctgtgtgtgctgtatgtgATGAGCCCTGCAGGCGGAAAACTGGCCTGACAACATGCAAATACATGCTGGTGAGGAACCACAGACGCAGCAGATTCTATTgataagagaagaaaaaaaaacctgccattCAAGTCAAACCTGATCCTCCACTGGGACAATGACAAGGCTGCTCCCTGTGCAGGCAGTTAAATACTGAGGTTTTCTCACACATGTGGAATGCAACTAAGGACATTAACTCAAGAACTGTACTTATATACGGTTTttagttacttttactttacgCGAGTATTctatttttgttactttatacttctactccactgcatctcagagggaaatattgtactttttactccactacacttgTTGTAACATTGGTTACTTTGCAGAGTATTAACACGAAACATAAATCAACTAACATTGATGTATTATTCTAGATAAAGCTACCCAGCAGTATTAGAAAGTTATTTAAATGAGtcccacctttaccagctgcagcGTTAAAGTGATGTAttcattaatgcatcaataaataTAATCTAATAATATATACTATTCAGGAATGGCTCATTCTGCaggagtacttttacttctggTGCTTTATAGTTTTATgataatacttttgtacttgtAACAGAGCATTTCTACACGATAAAGTGATACATGTACACGCTAAATCTGCATGATAAAGAGCTAGAGTAAAAATTTGTTTCAtgtttaattcttattttacatttcattattatgcatttattttacttgtatCCTATTTTCTCAATagaaatcaccagaggcccGACATTATCAAATTATCAGGATAATTATGTCACAATACTGTATTATTGTATTGcgataacatatattgcaatgtttcttctttaaaatataaatcatatcatatttatctaataagatgcattttaaagataaagtttctttcttcaaatatttcttattgctgcaaaatgtatctaatggactgaaaaagcaattgattttattattgttgaaggctaccaaaagttaaatttttatttgcaatattaaaatgtatttaaaaatcctTGACGTCTGTGTATCAACACAATATTGCCTCACAAAATACCACATCaatatgcagcattttttttctcacccatTATTGATAAGTTgtttgttcaaaaaaaaaatctaaaaattataaaataatgtcagtGTTCCTCAAAGCCCTAGATGACCTCCCCTAAcatcttgttttgttaaaacaagaaaatgtattaaatttattcaaatttactGTAATAGAGGggtaaagaaaacagaaatcattGACATTTAAGACGCTGGAATAGCAGAATTATGACTTCCTTTTCTTAAAACTTTACGAAAACCAATTAATTATCAGATTAGATGACAATGAATTTATCAGTTGAACACTTTAAACACTGATTACTCTTTGCAGCTCTACTGTGGAATTACTACATCTACTTAAGTAACAGATCTGAGTACTTTTTCCAACCCTGGTGTCTTTTGTGTGTTGCCAAACGATAGTTTTGTATCCTTATTTGCCTCCACTGTCTATGCAGTGACGTCGGGAGATGCAGGAAAAAAGTTGTGTAAGCTATCAGTATGTGTATGAACGCATGTGCAGAATTGAAAGCAGGCATGCTAGAAAGGCAAACACATGGTGTAGTGGCTGTACAAAAAAGgtcatgtttcaaaaacacacaggcacTGCCATTCTCCTTTGATGACTGAAACCCATTACAGTACATGAAGGAGCTATGAGTATTATACATTATAGAACATAAAAGGGCTAACCCACTCTTTAGAGTCTCTCATCTGTCATGTAATAAACATGTATGATACAATAGATCCCTCATCGGGTGAGTTTTGGGGGTTTGTGATggacaggagagagaaaggaggatcCAGCAGCAGCCTTTGCCCTCCGTCTGCCAACGTCTCCACCATGTGGCAAGTGCTAATAGCTGCAGGGCGAGTGGTGACACTGTATTGCAATAAAGTCTGTGTCCTGGCATGATTCAATGCTGCTGAGCGAGTCCAACAGCGAGCAAACAACAATCACTAACAAGCGAGTCATCTCCAGAGTTCGCTGCGTCCACGTGTGAACTCGAAAAACAGACGAGCgtgaaatacaaagaaaaggGGAGAACTCACACAACTTGAAAATGAGCTTTCAGCCTATGTTTGGCTATTTGATGCAGTCTTAATACCACTGAGGTATTCACTGTTACACTCAACAGTGACCAAGGCAGATGAGGAGCAACAAAGAGGGATGTCTATGAGAAGCAGCGTAGCACAGGCCAACCCAGTGAAAATATATATGACATATATtacagattaaaacaaaatgggGAAGAAAAATTCAAGACTATTGGTGAGGATGACCAAcagttaaaataacatttaaattagaGTTCAGGTCCAATAAGATTAGACAATACATCCTTTGgccaaacagaaagaaaaacaaatatgatgGTAAGGTTGAGAGATTGCCTCAATAAGACAAATTATTATCTGTATCGGTTTTTATGTACAGTCCGTGAATGTAAGATATGCTCACACATagtgaatataaacatatacatgCCACCCTTAAAGACCACAAGAGGGTGTGAGAGAATAGAAAACTACTTATAATGAGCAATCAAAGGCTGGgtgaagagaaaaaggaagagtCTAGTCCGTTTGATCCTCCAGTCCAACTAGTGCACGCTCTCCGACATGTTAATGGCTTCCTGGATTTCGCGGATGACGAGGATGCGGGTGAGCATCTGCTCCAGCTGTTCTTTTGGGATTGGTTGAGTCGAGTACCAGATGGGGCTGTTCGGAGCCACCACAGGCTCAGGAGTCAGGTAGAAGGTGTCATTGCGACCTTTAGCACTCTGCGGACTGACAGAGACCCAGAGAACAGTGTGAGCACGTTTTCCACGTGCACTCATTCACCAGATGTCAAAGTTACAGTTTTAGCCCGTCTCTGCCTACTATATGATTTTATCGGATACTCTTGTGCAACTGAGGGAGAGGATTAGTGGAAAGGTGTGCTGTCATATTTAAGTTTTAGACATTTGCCAAACTGAGTTGTTCAAATATTGTTCTTCTGTGACAACTTATTAAGATTATGTGAGCTTGTTTTTaagttatatgcattttttgaacttatttggaaaacaaaaaggttaatataatttgtgcaatttggatgcaaaactttgaaactcaaaaaacttaaaagcacTCGGGGGGCACATAGGACCTTATAATTCCAAGGTAGTGGTATAATAGCACAGGGTCATGATAATGCCCTAAAAGgctaaatcagtgtttttataatgGGGCTCTTATTCTGGAAGCACTGGCCACCGCACCATTCATCCTACTGACATTATGGTTGGAActgattatttttagattatatccattaataatttaatctacaaaatgtaaaaaagaaaatctgaataaaagatgaatatgtcttcaaatccaaaatccaaaacatattcatattacaatgactgaaaacagagaaacacagcaaaCCATCACAATAAAAGAGCAGAAATTAGTACCTTTTACATTCaaattctgtctgtctgtctgcttgtgtgtgaatgtgtctgtatgtgtgtcttcGCGTCTAACAGTGATACTTGgctaaactaaaataatatagaaaacaaaatagacCAGACGCCAAAACTATTGCAGCAAATTAGCACTGCAGCAATAGCAGTTGCGGTTTGCTTTAGGGTGCTTTGCAGGACGTTCGCCTCTTGTCTAGAATCAGCTTTCTCACTCAGATGGGCTCTCAGGTGTTGATAGAGTTTGGTACACtggtcattgtttttcttttagatgtGTGCATAACACCATCTATGCCATCACTGGTATTGGGTCTTCACATGTGGACTACGGTGCACTGCAGTTCTTTTTTTGGTGCGTTAAATATGATCATGTTCAATTTTATTCCCACACTGCAAACCATTTTCTCTTTcgaatgtgtatatatatttaataaaaaacttttttccctcttcacaAGTTGCAAAGGACGCTGACATTTTTATAGATAGCTGAGGCCAAAGAAGTTAGTTGCCTTTATTCTGAAGCAAATTATTAAAAggcagaaaacataaaaatcttttACCATTtgagtggtaaaaaaaaacccactaagaGTTATTATAAAGCATCCATATTTTGTCAGTTGCTTAGCAACAGTGTTTTCACAAGTCTAAGCACTTGAACGTTTAAGTGCAACGTGTACTCCACAACCCATGTCAATAACAAAGACGGGAGTTTTATTTAATAGGTAGCAGCAGCACCTCAAAGAGACACTCTGGCTCTCATCATGGTTTGATAACCCTAACCTTGGCCAGAGTGAAAAACACATGGTGCTACAAAGAGGCATCTTTTAACGGTTTTCTTCTTTTAGTAGATTAATATTTCATTACATTCAAATCCTTTACACCTCAAAAACATGCTGGCATATTTCCTGATAAAAACCTGTCTATATTTACCATTTGAAGAGGTAGAAATCGTAGAGCTTGATGGGACATCGCAGCGGGTTCTCTGGGTCCTCCAGCTGCTCTGAGTACATGTCATCTGTCACTGaacaaacaacagcacaaaaactATTTAATACCCTTCATATAGGGTTTCCTCTCAGACATCACAGCATAAATCCAATTCATGTGCACTCTTACCTTTCTGTCCTATGAACCTCTCTGTTGACTTTAGGTATCGGATGCTGGTGCTCTTGTCTTTGGGGTTGTTGGGACTCTTtctggtgtgtctcagcacctTAGAAAAGGCCACTTTTAGATGCTGATCTACAGTCTTCAGGTGAAAATACCTGTTAAAACATACAGTTTATACATTAATAGGTGTatggagacagagaaaaacagcacgtatttgtattttgtcaaTATGTGGGTAAGGAATTATTTGTGTCCAAATTAGGAATTGCTCTTATGTACAAGAATATATAACAGACAGtaatgcaagaaaaagaaatatcattATGTGTGATGCCTGAAGAAAATCGGGCTCAACTCACTTGGTGTTGAAGAACATCAGAGTTGTGAGCAGCGTCGAGGGAGAATGAGCTCCCAGCTGTTTACATTCCCACAGCATCTCCTCCGTCACATGACTGGGGATGATATAACCTGGTAAAGGAGGTAAAAAGATGACTATGAAGACCTGGCAGTGTATCAGTTTCAGCGAGCATAGCACAATCTatcagttaaaaatgtaatcaatgaCAACTGCTAGTTGTGTTATTTACAGTGTTAGACCGATCAACAAAAAGCTTGGGGTGGAGGGTGGGGTCATTGTcattaatattgttttgtttatttttcatttatctctttttttcactgcaatgCTATGTGTCAGGTATGTCATTGCTATCATTTTATACGCATATCTTGaagctttatattaaaaaatgatttttaaaaaaataaattcaaagcTGGAACCTGCATTCACtcttaaactgataaaaaacatctttaaatacagtttttatatGTTTGCGTTTATGAGCACAGGATCTTATTAATCATGATAGCTTATTAATCATGATAAGCTACAAAACTGGAAATACACACTCTTAATGAAAAGTCAGCAGTTATAATACGTAGTAAATTAGCATTATACTGAGTTGTAAAAATTATGGCGAGTGTAATCTCCCAGTGGATATTACAACAAAGCCAGTACAGGCAGTATGTGTCTTACGTGTAGCTATCTaccaaatttattttaatattatccTGTGTGGGGCTACACTTGCACACTTGTTCCATCGTTATCTTTATGAAAATTGAAACATCATATTGGGGTGAGATGAGTTAGAATTTTTGATTGGTGACACCCCTAACATGGTAGGTTTCTGTACTCAATATTACACACTGTATATGCGATGAACAATGAGTTGAAAAAACAGAGTTGATTACAGAGCAAAACACATCGCAGGTCTACATAAGTTTTGGTAAACAAGTTCTGTCCACACCTAGCGGATGAATAGATGGCCTCCAAGGCTCCAGGATCTGGTGCAGACTGTGAGCGAAGCGAGTATAGTACTGATCTGAGAAAATGTCATCCACACGACCATTATCAAACAGATACTGCGGGgaaaattggaaaaagaaagatgcGGTCAGTGTTTCCAATTCAAAACCGAGTACTTAAAAGAGACTGAATGGATGCTGAAAGGAGAGGGTGAGTGTGTTTGCGTGAACTTACTTTTTGTATACACAGAAATACATAGTAGAGAACATCCGCCTCATAAGACTCTCCCTCCATCCCCCGAGCCTCTGTTGTCATCAAAGACAGACCCATGCAGAGCTCAGCTACTGCACACGACACCAAGTCCTCCTGGAAACGTAGTGCCTGGCgtcctaaaacacacacacacacacaacctggtGATTTGGTTGAAAGAGAAGCGATTACAACAATACAGACaagcatcaaaaacaaaatattgccGTAACGCTATAATAAAAATTGTGTGTCTGCACTTACGGCCAATTGGGGCCAGCttatttttgtcagatttttccAACTCTGCATTTTTCCGCTGAGCCCAAAGCCCCCACACCTCCAGCCCCTCCTCTGGCTTCAGGGtggcaggcagcagcagctcctgcaccTGCACTTGTTGCTGGCCATGACCATCTACCTCTGCTACCACTGTCTGACCCtgcacagacataaacacaccaaCACTGTTAGCTCATGATGCAGTCAATCAATACATGTCAATCTGTGTATCTGGCCAAAATAAAAGAGCAACATAACACGTTTTAATACCTGCAGCTGCTGCGCGTCCTGCCCTGACAGCCCCTGTGTGTGCAGCACCTGCTGCTGTGGATCCCAGATGAGGGACTGTGTAGCGTTGGAGTAGCCCTGCACTGCCACTGGGATGTGGATGTTTCCGTTCATCAGCTGGGCTGGGAACAGCGTGTTTGCAGCCAGTGTGTGCACCACTTCTTCCTGGCCTCCCATTCCCCCAGAGCTTGTTATGCTGGACACAGCCTGCActgtttgactttgacttttcagCTTGTCATTTTCAACAGTAACTTGTGTTGgcattgttgtcattgttgtagTGTTTGGCCCTGCAACCTGCACTGTTCCATAGGCCTCCTGGGGGATGGCAATGTGTGTGACCTGCTCGCGGCCTCCGGAAGCTGCAGGAGCAGAATAGACAGGGATTGTCCAGGTCTCCCCTGTGGGACTGGTGATAGTGCCTGTGGCACTGTAAAGGTGGGAGCTGTCCACAGTTAGCAGGTCCGGCCGCAGGGACACATAACTCTGCTGCTGGCCTTGTCCCTGAGGGATAGCCAGGACTGTGGCTACTTGCTGACCAGGCAGGGCATAGGACACAGTGATGGGCATGTCAACCTTGCGCTTCTTGGCTGGCTGGAGGACACCTGCTCCCTGTGATGTGGCAACAGTGGTTCCCAGTACCCTCCTCTCAACATTGTCCTGCTGCTGGCTGGGAGAGAGGGCCCCCACTGTCTGGATTTGAATCTGCTGTCCTCCTGCAACAGCTGCCACCAGCTGGGCTTGCAGCTAAAACATACAGGAAAAAGGTAATGATGGTAATGAAATTCAAATTCTGGATGATGATAAAAATTGCAATTCTACCATTCTGTGTTTACATTAGAGCTGCCCCCCAaaagtcagagattcaaatcatcagtcagagacccctcaATACACTGAGATTCTTTCAAGttgagcatttgttttttgcaagtcagtgtgctgtgcaatGTGCTTCTGGGGTTGTTTTGTTCCCCAGATTTGCTGCAGAGTAAGTGCTCTTGACTGTCATGCTACTCTTTAGtagaagctgctgcagagatctGCACTGCAAGGCTCAcagataacattatcttctcacTTCTCCTtcaaagtggtgaatttacagctcacaacaaCTTATGCACCACTGGCTTTTTGGgtatctagtgtcagcaaatATAATATTGCTCATATTGTTGCACACTGTCGATCTGTCATTAGCACCGTTATCTTGTTTATGTTCTATTTTACATGAAtaccgctgtcacactgaatgtcccacTGAGCCCCATTCAAACTTATAATCTTTAAATAGAAAAAGGGAATCATCTCATAATCGTATTTAAGGGACAAATATAACTGGACtgaattctgagtcaggtacagcccttgTTTAAGCGTGTACCTGTTGGTGCTGCTCCTCAGTAAGTTCACCGGGCTGAATCAGCTGTGCAGTAGTCACACCTTGAAGCTGCTGATGAGACCCAGAGGGCACTTGGAGGACTTGACCCAGCATCTGACCTTGCTGCTGGCCCTGTATCTGCACCTGAAAATTGAGACGTTGAGGTCAATTTAGAAAGccgatgattaaaaaaaaaggattggtATGATAaacagaacacaaaatgtataataaaaaggTACAAACCTGCACTATCTGTTGCTCTGTATTCTGTTGTACAGCCTGCTGCTGAGACGTGGACTCCTGTATCTGTTGCTGCTGCGGCTGGACCTGCACCTGAACCTGCATCAGGAGACAGTGTCTGTCAGagagttttatttaatttctttaaaatactgCTTTACGATCATCTTAGTATGCTGACTTACCGGACAAGCCAGCTCCAACAATGACCCTGCCACCTCTGTGCTGTCTGTGTAGATACAGTTAGCCTCTTGTTGGTAGACcatagtggtggtggtggtcgTTGTATCTCCTCCTTGCTGGCTAAACTCCTGCAGGGCATCTGGGCCCTTACTGGCCAAGGACTCAAGAAACTCCTTCATGCGATGCTGGGGGATGCTCCGAGCTTTTTGCCTCACAAGCTCCTCATAGGAGCCTGTACCATCCAGGGAGTTATTCATTGCTGCTGACAGTGTCTTCTTTTATAGGGAGGATCTGAGGACAGGAGGAAatcatttaggatttttttgaaTTAGTTGCAGACTTATTAACACTCTGTACAccaagccaaaacattaaaaccgaAAACGGATTAAGTGATAAACATTGATCATCTTCTAACAATGCAATCTTCTGATGGGACACCTTGGGTCCTGGAAAATCATGTGGATGCTACTTGACACACCTCATCAATCCAAACTCTGTTGCAGACCAATTATACATTGTCATGGCAACGGCATGCTCAGACGGCACATGAGTTCTGTGGGTTATGAGATGGGCTACCATAAGTCCTACAGATGCTTGATCAGATTGGGATCTGGTATATTTTGGTGACAGGTAAACACCTTGATCTCTTTGTGACAGTCCTTGGGCCATCTCTGAGCTGTTTTTGCTCTATGTATTTGTTCTGCAACAATGTTTGGTTGAGAGGAGCATGTCAAGTCGCATCCACATGTTGCTTGCTTTGTAACAAGATGATACACTCTGTTTACTTCACCCTTCATCTGtctgtggttttaatgttgtgcCTGATCGGTATATATCTGTATAAACAAAGAATAATATTAATCACATTTCAATCATGCCGAAAATTTTGCAactcaaaaacatttgaaaacctgaaaataagagacAATTGTCGGACAAAAATTCTGTGTTGACATCAGTCAAACGTCACATTGTTTACAAAGTGCCCAACAGATCACTGTCCAGTTGCAACACAGACAGATGGTAATACGAAAGGGTTAAATCTATCTGACTGTGTACGAGCAGGGACAAAAGCGCGGCCAC
The DNA window shown above is from Plectropomus leopardus isolate mb chromosome 8, YSFRI_Pleo_2.0, whole genome shotgun sequence and carries:
- the LOC121947049 gene encoding receptor-type tyrosine-protein phosphatase V-like isoform X2, giving the protein MRVQPVSRAQMLQEFHFRCQTLTANDYRGFKQEFEELEKVGKDLPSRAGDLPANREKNRYPYILPYDHCRVRLSVQNSQPHTDYINANFVPGGGSERDFICTQGPLHNTTADFWRMVWEQNVRIIVMVTALRHKDIVLCDKYWPLEQGTVYHGLIQVTTVTRKQGPDYFITTINLRQRDCPTDRIITHYYYPTWPDRGVPKDTSSLCAFTEHVRLKLEEIPRLGPAVVHCSAGVGRSGTFVTLLWLMQLCVRGIQPDIRAAVEDLRLHRMWMVQNLEQYIFVHHCLLHWLSKGTSARPQIQGADSKINQHMQEQPRSSSGRGSRTGRRRHHHQRQTPPSDQPQNTVQQIFHPGKLLRRLLPSSSLFNPGSHAS
- the LOC121947049 gene encoding receptor-type tyrosine-protein phosphatase V-like isoform X1, whose product is MRVQPVSRAQMLQEFHFRCQTLTANDYRGFKQEFEELEKVGKDLPSRAGDLPANREKNRYPYILPYDHCRVRLSVQNSQPHTDYINANFVPGGGSERDFICTQGPLHNTTADFWRMVWEQNVRIIVMVTALRHKDIVLCDKYWPLEQGTVYHGLIQVTTVTRKQGPDYFITTINLRQRDCPTDRIITHYYYPTWPDRGVPKDTSSLCAFTEHVRLKLEEIPRLGPAVVHCSAGVGRSGTFVTLLWLMQLCVRGIQPDIRAAVEDLRLHRMWMVQNLEQYIFVHHCLLHWLSKGTSARRPQIQGADSKINQHMQEQPRSSSGRGSRTGRRRHHHQRQTPPSDQPQNTVQQIFHPGKLLRRLLPSSSLFNPGSHAS
- the LOC121947284 gene encoding transcriptional regulator QRICH1-like, which produces MNNSLDGTGSYEELVRQKARSIPQHRMKEFLESLASKGPDALQEFSQQGGDTTTTTTTMVYQQEANCIYTDSTEVAGSLLELACPVQVQVQPQQQQIQESTSQQQAVQQNTEQQIVQVQIQGQQQGQMLGQVLQVPSGSHQQLQGVTTAQLIQPGELTEEQHQQLQAQLVAAVAGGQQIQIQTVGALSPSQQQDNVERRVLGTTVATSQGAGVLQPAKKRKVDMPITVSYALPGQQVATVLAIPQGQGQQQSYVSLRPDLLTVDSSHLYSATGTITSPTGETWTIPVYSAPAASGGREQVTHIAIPQEAYGTVQVAGPNTTTMTTMPTQVTVENDKLKSQSQTVQAVSSITSSGGMGGQEEVVHTLAANTLFPAQLMNGNIHIPVAVQGYSNATQSLIWDPQQQVLHTQGLSGQDAQQLQGQTVVAEVDGHGQQQVQVQELLLPATLKPEEGLEVWGLWAQRKNAELEKSDKNKLAPIGRRQALRFQEDLVSCAVAELCMGLSLMTTEARGMEGESYEADVLYYVFLCIQKYLFDNGRVDDIFSDQYYTRFAHSLHQILEPWRPSIHPLGYIIPSHVTEEMLWECKQLGAHSPSTLLTTLMFFNTKYFHLKTVDQHLKVAFSKVLRHTRKSPNNPKDKSTSIRYLKSTERFIGQKVTDDMYSEQLEDPENPLRCPIKLYDFYLFKCPQSAKGRNDTFYLTPEPVVAPNSPIWYSTQPIPKEQLEQMLTRILVIREIQEAINMSESVH